The sequence below is a genomic window from bacterium.
CCCTCCGAATCGAATTGCCCCAAATCTCCGGTATGCAACCAGCCGTCTCTATAGACTTCCTGCGTAGCAGATTCATTGTGAAAATAACCGGGGCTTACGTGCGGCCCACGCACCAGAATCTCGCCGTCTTCTGCAATGCGAACTTCCAGGCCGGGCAATTTCTTGCCCACAAATCCCGGTTTGATTCCTTTGAACGGATGCGTAATCGTGATCGAAGGAGCCGTCTCGGTGAGACCATATCCTTGAATGACAGCGTAACCCAACTCTGACCAGAATTTTTCTTCTTCCATGGGAAGCGTTGCGCCGCCCACAACAAAAGCCCAGAACTTCCATCCGAATTCCTGATGAACCTTTCGATACTTCCACCAACGAGTGAGAATGGTCACAACAGGTGATCGCTTCTTTTCGCTGCTCATTGGTTTCACTTCATACTTCTTCGCAACATACTTCCGCAGAAGGCTCAACTCCTGCGGAACGCAAACGATCACGGATACACGATGCGTTTTCGCCGTTTGTACGATTTGAGAAGCCGCAGCGGATGTGAAAACCAGCGTGCCTGCCAGCATCTGCGGAATGAAGAGTCCCATCACCTGACCGAATAAATGGCTTAGTGGAATCAAGTGGACAAATCTCAGCGGTGAAAAGGGCGCGGCGAACTTCTTGTATTTTTGATACTCCTCATGGATGGGTACCAGATTGGCAAGCAGATTTCCATGCGTGATCATCACGCCTTTCGGCTCTCCCGTTGTGCCGGACGTAAAAATAATTTCGAGCAAAGTATCCTTATGTGGATCGGAAGCCGGCCATGCAGGGGATTTTCCAGCTTCTTTCAGCCATGCATTCCAGTCGCTCCCTTCCTCATCGCTGCAAACGAGTTTCGCGTTTGTAATTTTCCTTATTTTCTCTACGTAATCGCGAGAAAAGGACGCATCTATGGGAACCACAACAATCTTCAATAGAAGACACGCGTAAAACGTCATCATCCATCGAGCGCTGTTATCACCCCACAGGATGACCTTGTCCCCTTCCTGCAGAGCGTGTTCTTGAAAAGACGCCGCAACATTGCTGAGGCCTTGTTCCATTTCAGCGTAGGTGTATTTGCGCGCGCGAAAGGGAGACTGTTCGATTACAGCAACGCGCTTGGAATGACGATCAAAGGAAAGGAAATCACGAAGAACCATCGCTCATAGAATAGCTCATGAGGGATGTGTTCAAACAAAGTAGCGCAGGCGTCCCGCCTGGAGCTGGCGCAGACGAGGATGCGTTCAAACAAAGTAGCGCAGGCGTCCCGCCTGCGAGCTGGCGCAGACGAGACGTCCGCGCTACTTTGCTGAATTGATTCACAGAAATCTACTTTGTCTTGAATTCACCTTCAGAGATTGTCTGATTGCCGTTTGCCTCGATTGCCAAAACCTCAAAAATGTATTTTGTGCGCGATTCCAGAAACTCCGGCGAAACCGTCAAGCTCGTGGCAGTACCCGGAACAAAAACATCAAAATGGCGCAAAGGTTCTCCTCCTTCAACGATCACCTGGTATTGAACAATCTGAATTCCGGCAGGAGTTACAACCGGATCCCAACGGATTACAGTATTCTCAGGATCAACTCGATCTTTTTTCTTCGGGCCGATAATCGAGGGACCATCCGGAAATCTATGACTGAACGGTACCGTGCCCACCACCGTGTCGCCCTCCGTATTTCTGCCGATAAATTTGTAATCCCCTTCCGGAAACAGCGCGAGAAACTCCGGGACCGAGAGATCATTGATCGAAGGTTCGTGGCTTTCGAAGAAGAGCTCAGTCATTCCAAGCTTTCTCACATTCGTCCGCCCATCCACTTCGAAGATGAGTTTTCCATTCGGGCCAATGATATTGATGGTCTTCCACGGATCTGCATCCAGGAACATTTGAACTCCTATATCTTCGGCCGTTGAGTTAAACTCGATAATCAGTTTCGCAGCCTTGAAAGGTACTTTTGCGTTCGAACTGGAATCACCCGCCGAAAGTTCCGTACCAAAGGCAAAGACTGCAATTGAAAAAATGGTTGCGATCAGCATCAGGCTGACGTTAAGTCCTGTCATTTTCATCTTAGTTTCCTCCTAGTGTTTCTACTCAATTAGAGAGTATGAGACGCCAGGATTGCCCGTAACTTTCACGATCATTACGTTTTCGAAAGGTGGTTGCCCGGGGTGGAGGAAAAGATCATATACTAAAATGAGAAGGACAGAGGTGGATCATGAGCAGAGTGAAATTTTCGGCCGTTGGTGTAGTGGCAGTCGTATGCTTTTTGATAGGCGCGCTTTGGTATAGCCCCTTACTCTTCGGGAACCTGTATTTCGCTCTGCGCGGCATCCAGCCCGGAGCCACCTCAGCCGGTACCCCATCGCCTGGTGAATTGATCGCAGAAATCGTACGTTGTTTCGTGGTTGCATACATTTTCGCGTATTTCATTCTGCGTCTTGACATCCAGAGCGTAGGGGGCGCGTTGAAACTCGCTCTTCTGGTTTGGATCGGCTTTCAGGGTTTCGTGCTCATCGGCTCGGTGATTCACGAGGGATATCCTGTGAAGCTATTTGCAATCCATGCGGGCGATGCACTCGTCAAAGCCATCACCAGTTGCGTAATCCTTGCGCTTTGGCACAAACGCGCTGCTCAAGTAGAAAGCCCGGCAAGAAAAGAAGTTTAGACTCGCAGGCTGGCTTTGATTTCTTCACAGGCACGAACGCCGGATTCGATGGCACCGTTCATGGAGGCACGAAACGGAGAGGTATGTTCACCTGCAAAGAATACACGCCCTTCAGGTCTGCGTGCGAGCTCAAGAAAATCGATATCCTGTCCAACACCTGTAAACGAGTAACTTCCTTTGATCCAGGGGTCCTCATTCCAATATTTAGTGATACCGCCTTCAAAGTTGCGCCCCGCTTCAGGCCAGATTTTAGAAATCTCCTGGAGACTGACAGCCATCCTTTCACTTTCGCTTAAGGTTCCCAGTTTTTTGGCGTCGTCACCGGCAGTAAAAGACATCAGGATTCCACGCGGGCCCGGTTGATCGATAGACATATGGTAGATTCGGCGAAGTCGAGTGTCTGTAAAAACTCTCTGACCGAGACTTCCCTGCTCATTCCAAAAGCGATTTTTGTACTGCATGGCGATCTTCATTACCTGTCCATAGGAGAGCTCTTGAATGCATTTCATTTTGCTCTCTGAGAAGGATTGAATGATTTCAATTTCTCGCAGCACTTTGAATGGGATGGCAATCACCAACCAGGGTGTGCGAATGGCGTGGACCTGTCCCTGTTCCTCGAACCAGACCTCAGCGCCGTCAGCATTGTGAGCAATTTTGCGAACGGGGCGCTGATAATGGATTTTAGTCGATAGAGCTTTCGCAAACGCCTTTGGCAA
It includes:
- a CDS encoding fibronectin type III domain-containing protein, producing the protein MKMTGLNVSLMLIATIFSIAVFAFGTELSAGDSSSNAKVPFKAAKLIIEFNSTAEDIGVQMFLDADPWKTINIIGPNGKLIFEVDGRTNVRKLGMTELFFESHEPSINDLSVPEFLALFPEGDYKFIGRNTEGDTVVGTVPFSHRFPDGPSIIGPKKKDRVDPENTVIRWDPVVTPAGIQIVQYQVIVEGGEPLRHFDVFVPGTATSLTVSPEFLESRTKYIFEVLAIEANGNQTISEGEFKTK
- a CDS encoding DUF1761 domain-containing protein, producing MSRVKFSAVGVVAVVCFLIGALWYSPLLFGNLYFALRGIQPGATSAGTPSPGELIAEIVRCFVVAYIFAYFILRLDIQSVGGALKLALLVWIGFQGFVLIGSVIHEGYPVKLFAIHAGDALVKAITSCVILALWHKRAAQVESPARKEV
- a CDS encoding FAD-dependent oxidoreductase, yielding MITRREFLHGAAAAAATLAFRGVRAEESRKEVLVLGAGLAGLAAAYELNKSGFGVTVLEARSHPGGRVRTYRDPFSDDLYAEMGAEYVDASDEYDHRYCKEFGLQVLTAKLYDGIFVRGQRFRIESFKKLRESLPFKGTRPGVLFGQEMQYTKRLLEKITDAKVLPPEILKLDQLSVADLLTREGAPKDVIDLYTYLNATESTALPEQMSALTMVRSHLQQSDFSEQQNEGRILGGNDQLPKAFAKALSTKIHYQRPVRKIAHNADGAEVWFEEQGQVHAIRTPWLVIAIPFKVLREIEIIQSFSESKMKCIQELSYGQVMKIAMQYKNRFWNEQGSLGQRVFTDTRLRRIYHMSIDQPGPRGILMSFTAGDDAKKLGTLSESERMAVSLQEISKIWPEAGRNFEGGITKYWNEDPWIKGSYSFTGVGQDIDFLELARRPEGRVFFAGEHTSPFRASMNGAIESGVRACEEIKASLRV